The following are encoded together in the Nocardioides thalensis genome:
- a CDS encoding WHG domain-containing protein encodes MSRLDVRHRLLRAAEQEIASSGPARASLRAIARRVGVSHQATAHHFEDRAGLFTALAVEGLELLLEQTEAAIAEAPVEGGLRVAAAGAAYVEFALARPTMFDLMFRPELLHVDDERFVAARERHRDLMLATVADAQATGWGTAVPTAELAMLGWAAVHGLAVLQRDQLVGAVYPDVDPDNILPRVVHALDALA; translated from the coding sequence GTGAGCCGCCTCGACGTCCGCCACCGGCTGCTCCGTGCGGCCGAGCAGGAGATCGCCTCCAGCGGCCCGGCTCGGGCGAGCCTGCGAGCGATCGCGCGCCGGGTCGGCGTGTCCCACCAGGCCACGGCGCACCACTTCGAGGACCGGGCCGGGCTGTTCACCGCGCTGGCGGTGGAGGGTCTCGAGCTGCTGCTGGAGCAGACCGAGGCCGCGATCGCGGAGGCGCCGGTCGAGGGCGGTCTGCGGGTGGCCGCCGCCGGGGCGGCGTACGTCGAGTTCGCGTTGGCGCGGCCGACCATGTTCGACCTGATGTTCCGGCCGGAGCTGCTGCACGTCGACGACGAGCGGTTCGTCGCCGCGCGCGAGCGGCACCGCGACCTGATGCTCGCCACGGTCGCGGACGCGCAGGCGACGGGCTGGGGCACCGCCGTACCGACCGCCGAGCTCGCGATGCTCGGCTGGGCCGCGGTGCACGGGCTCGCCGTGCTCCAGCGCGACCAGCTGGTCGGCGCGGTGTATCCGGACGTCGACCCCGACAACATCCTGCCGCGGGTGGTGCACGCGCTCGACGCGCTGGCCTGA
- a CDS encoding PGPGW domain-containing protein: MTGAAKRLVLEVVGWLLLVAGVAALVLPGPGLILLFAGLAVLSQQYTWAERWVEPVRLRALKGAAESVETWPRIIASTVFAIGLAACGVLWIVKPDVPSWWPLSDGWWLPGGLWTGVTQIGSAVLALVLIAYSYQRFHGKPDAVKALEGLIDEADEEIEEFREKHHRD, translated from the coding sequence ATGACCGGGGCGGCGAAGCGACTGGTCCTCGAGGTCGTCGGCTGGCTCCTGCTCGTCGCGGGCGTCGCCGCCCTGGTGCTGCCCGGGCCGGGCCTGATCCTGCTGTTCGCCGGCCTGGCCGTGCTGTCGCAGCAGTACACCTGGGCCGAGCGCTGGGTCGAGCCGGTGCGGCTGCGCGCGCTGAAGGGCGCGGCGGAGAGCGTGGAGACCTGGCCGCGGATCATCGCGTCCACCGTCTTCGCGATCGGGCTCGCCGCGTGCGGCGTGCTCTGGATCGTCAAGCCCGACGTGCCGTCGTGGTGGCCGCTCTCCGACGGCTGGTGGCTGCCCGGCGGGCTGTGGACCGGCGTGACCCAGATCGGGTCAGCCGTCCTCGCGCTGGTGCTGATCGCCTACTCCTACCAGCGTTTCCACGGCAAGCCCGACGCGGTCAAGGCGCTCGAGGGGCTGATCGACGAGGCCGACGAGGAGATCGAGGAGTTCCGGGAGAAGCACCACCGCGACTGA
- the chrA gene encoding chromate efflux transporter, translated as MDSRPVQGDVIPLREATRAWFSISLQTFGGPAGQIAVMQHKLVDEKRWIGQQRFLHALNYCMLLPGPEAQQLAIYTGWLLNGTRGGLIAGSLFVLPGVLALLALSAIYVRYGETGLVSALFAGIAPAVIAIVVQAVQRVGKRALNHPALVAIAVAAFLALTLFGVPFPAVVLAAGVLGWLLGRRIPGLGGGGHGAAEDDGPAPLISDEALHHALPTKRRSLGVLALGLFLWFTPVAAFAVLVDSTPVFTDQGLFFSGAAVVTFGGAYAVLAYVAQQAVSVYGWLAPGEMVRGLALAETTPGPLIMVVQFVAFVGAYRQPGAFDPWVAAVLASLLVTWVTFVPCFLWVLLGAPYVERLRSNRALSTALTGITAAVVGVIANLAVFFALHNLFDEQREIGAGPLALDLPVLSEWDPTAFAITAVALVGMFRFKWSPLRTIGVCALLGLLVYGVRAVT; from the coding sequence ATGGATTCCCGACCCGTGCAGGGCGACGTCATCCCGCTGCGCGAGGCGACCCGGGCGTGGTTCTCGATCTCCCTGCAGACGTTCGGCGGCCCCGCCGGCCAGATCGCGGTGATGCAGCACAAGCTGGTCGACGAGAAGCGCTGGATCGGGCAGCAGCGGTTCCTGCACGCCCTCAACTACTGCATGCTCCTGCCCGGGCCCGAGGCACAGCAGCTCGCGATCTACACCGGCTGGCTGCTCAACGGCACCCGCGGCGGCCTGATCGCCGGCAGCCTGTTCGTCCTGCCCGGCGTCCTGGCACTGCTGGCCCTGTCGGCGATCTACGTGCGGTACGGCGAGACCGGGCTGGTGTCCGCGCTGTTCGCCGGCATCGCGCCCGCGGTCATCGCGATCGTCGTGCAGGCGGTGCAGCGGGTCGGGAAGCGCGCGCTGAACCACCCGGCACTGGTGGCGATCGCCGTGGCCGCGTTCCTCGCGCTCACCCTGTTCGGCGTCCCGTTCCCCGCGGTCGTCCTGGCCGCGGGCGTGCTCGGCTGGCTGCTCGGGCGCCGCATCCCCGGCCTGGGCGGAGGCGGCCACGGGGCGGCCGAGGACGACGGCCCGGCGCCGCTGATCAGCGACGAGGCGCTGCACCACGCGCTGCCGACCAAGCGCCGCTCGCTCGGCGTGCTGGCGCTCGGGCTGTTCCTCTGGTTCACGCCGGTGGCCGCGTTCGCCGTACTGGTCGACTCCACGCCGGTCTTCACCGACCAGGGCCTGTTCTTCTCGGGCGCCGCGGTCGTCACGTTCGGCGGCGCGTACGCCGTGCTCGCCTACGTCGCCCAGCAGGCGGTGAGCGTCTACGGCTGGCTGGCCCCCGGGGAGATGGTCCGCGGCCTCGCCCTCGCGGAGACCACGCCCGGCCCGCTGATCATGGTCGTGCAGTTCGTCGCGTTCGTCGGCGCCTACCGGCAGCCGGGTGCGTTCGACCCCTGGGTCGCTGCGGTCCTGGCGTCGCTGCTCGTCACCTGGGTGACGTTCGTGCCGTGCTTCCTGTGGGTGCTGCTCGGCGCGCCGTACGTCGAGCGGCTGCGCAGCAACCGGGCGCTGAGCACCGCCCTCACCGGCATCACCGCCGCGGTCGTCGGCGTGATCGCCAACCTCGCGGTGTTCTTCGCGCTGCACAACCTCTTCGACGAGCAGCGCGAGATCGGCGCCGGTCCGCTCGCGCTCGACCTGCCGGTCCTGTCGGAGTGGGACCCGACGGCGTTCGCGATCACCGCGGTCGCACTGGTCGGGATGTTCCGCTTCAAGTGGAGCCCGTTGCGCACCATCGGCGTGTGCGCCCTCCTGGGCCTCCTGGTGTACGGCGTCCGCGCCGTCACGTGA
- a CDS encoding nuclear transport factor 2 family protein has translation MTGTFTADEITDAYAAFHEKVAGFTASGDWTGYADLFTEDAVYVEHAMGTFRGRDEIRAWAVRTMTSYPGRVMTGFPLTWQVVDADAARLVCEVRNPMPDPGDGTRLEEPNITIMTYAGGGLFSREEDVYNPLRFHEMALRWARIARDHDRADPDVLRFLEKYDTMAR, from the coding sequence GTGACCGGGACCTTCACCGCCGACGAGATCACCGATGCCTACGCGGCGTTCCACGAGAAGGTCGCCGGGTTCACGGCCTCAGGGGACTGGACCGGCTACGCCGACCTCTTCACCGAGGACGCCGTCTACGTCGAGCACGCGATGGGCACGTTCCGCGGCCGCGACGAGATCCGCGCCTGGGCGGTGCGGACGATGACGTCCTACCCGGGCCGGGTGATGACCGGCTTCCCGCTGACCTGGCAGGTGGTCGACGCCGACGCCGCGCGGCTGGTGTGCGAGGTGCGCAACCCGATGCCGGACCCCGGCGACGGCACCCGGCTCGAGGAGCCGAACATCACGATCATGACGTACGCCGGCGGCGGCCTCTTCTCCCGCGAGGAGGACGTCTACAACCCGCTGCGCTTCCACGAGATGGCGCTGCGCTGGGCCCGGATCGCCCGTGACCACGACCGGGCCGACCCCGATGTCCTGAGGTTCTTGGAGAAGTACGACACGATGGCCCGGTGA
- a CDS encoding TSUP family transporter — protein MRKLLVLGFVGLLAQLIDGSLGMAYGVTSSTLLLAAGIAPASASAAVHFSEIGTSLVSGFSHHKLGNVDWRTVSILAVPGFVGAFAGATFLASLDGDAAKPWVAGILLALGLYVIWRFLVLGGRRPTFKTRPSAAMLAPMGLAGGALDAIGGGGWGPVGTTTLLSSGRLEPRKVIGSIDTSEFLVAVGGSLGFLFALANEDIPWDYAIALLAGGVIAAPIAAWLVKKLAARVLGVAAGGLIVLTNSKTIAETFGAEGAQVAVICGLLAALWVSGIVWAVRQERLSRELEALEKELETV, from the coding sequence GTGCGCAAGCTGTTGGTACTCGGATTCGTGGGCCTGCTGGCCCAGCTGATCGACGGATCGCTGGGCATGGCGTACGGCGTCACGTCCTCGACCCTGCTGCTGGCCGCCGGCATCGCGCCCGCCTCCGCGTCGGCCGCGGTCCACTTCTCCGAGATCGGCACGTCGCTGGTCTCCGGCTTCTCCCACCACAAGCTCGGCAACGTCGACTGGCGCACCGTCAGCATCCTGGCCGTGCCCGGGTTCGTCGGCGCGTTCGCCGGTGCCACGTTCCTCGCGAGCCTCGACGGCGACGCGGCCAAGCCGTGGGTCGCCGGCATCCTGCTCGCGCTCGGCCTCTACGTGATCTGGCGCTTCCTCGTGCTGGGCGGCCGCCGTCCCACGTTCAAGACCCGCCCCTCCGCCGCGATGCTCGCGCCGATGGGCCTGGCCGGCGGCGCGCTCGACGCCATCGGCGGCGGCGGCTGGGGCCCGGTCGGCACGACGACGCTCCTCTCGTCGGGCCGGCTCGAGCCGCGCAAGGTCATCGGCTCGATCGACACCTCCGAGTTCCTCGTCGCGGTCGGCGGCTCGCTCGGCTTCCTCTTCGCGCTCGCCAACGAGGACATCCCGTGGGACTACGCGATCGCCCTCCTCGCCGGTGGCGTGATCGCCGCGCCGATCGCCGCCTGGCTGGTGAAGAAGCTCGCCGCGCGGGTGCTCGGCGTCGCGGCGGGTGGCCTGATCGTGCTCACCAACTCCAAGACGATCGCGGAGACCTTCGGCGCCGAGGGCGCTCAGGTCGCCGTGATCTGCGGCCTGCTCGCCGCGCTCTGGGTCTCCGGCATCGTCTGGGCCGTCCGCCAGGAGCGGCTCTCGCGCGAGCTCGAGGCGCTCGAGAAGGAGCTCGAGACCGTCTGA
- the recD gene encoding exodeoxyribonuclease V subunit alpha, with amino-acid sequence MTELFEPTDACDHRLLQVAHGPLAALNAAGLLAAGDVRTAETVCRLGGEPSADVALAVALLVRAARSGSVSVDLADVAELLPEHPWPEPADWLDAVRASRLTGVAIRVEHDLVYLHRYWAEEGAVVTDLHERLTRTQPVVDETRLAAALDRLFPDTFAEQRAAAEESARRWTSVITGGPGTGKTTTLARLLAVLADQSHAPLRIALAAPTGKAAARMSQALTAASERRDFPESDRGAVAGLTASTLHRLLGTRPDNHSRFRHHRGNRLPHDVVVVDETSMVSLSLMTRLVEAIRPDARLVLLGDADQLASVEAGAVLHDVVEGFRGRTPSPVTRLETSHRFGVEIGRLAAAVRNGDADEAWRLVSSGADSIELIDPADTARIRDVVMPGPRDLRAAALTGDQERAIRALNGHRLLCAHREGPFGVRAWNEWVEQWLRAEEGLDWLPARYPGQPLIQTTNDYGLKLWNGDTGVVLGGEERQAVFDDGGTGRVLALSRLADVETAHALTVHRSQGSEFGEVTVVLPEPDSRLLTRQLLYTAVTRAVDVVRVVGTEASVREAVRREARRASGLAARLAARA; translated from the coding sequence ATGACCGAGCTGTTCGAGCCCACGGACGCCTGCGACCACCGGCTCCTGCAAGTCGCGCACGGCCCGCTCGCCGCCCTCAACGCCGCGGGCCTGCTGGCCGCCGGCGACGTCCGCACCGCGGAGACCGTGTGCCGGCTCGGGGGCGAGCCGTCGGCCGACGTGGCGCTCGCCGTGGCGCTGCTCGTGCGGGCCGCGCGGAGCGGCTCGGTGAGCGTCGACCTCGCCGACGTCGCCGAGCTCCTCCCGGAGCACCCGTGGCCGGAGCCGGCCGACTGGCTCGACGCCGTCCGGGCGAGCAGGCTCACCGGCGTCGCCATCCGCGTCGAGCACGACCTCGTCTACCTCCACCGCTACTGGGCGGAGGAGGGCGCCGTCGTCACCGACCTCCACGAGCGGCTCACCCGCACCCAGCCGGTGGTCGACGAGACCCGGCTGGCCGCGGCGCTCGACCGGCTCTTCCCGGACACCTTCGCCGAGCAGCGCGCCGCCGCGGAGGAGTCGGCACGCCGCTGGACGTCGGTGATCACCGGCGGTCCGGGCACCGGCAAGACCACCACGCTCGCGCGGCTGCTCGCCGTACTCGCCGACCAGTCCCACGCACCGCTGCGGATCGCCCTCGCGGCGCCGACCGGAAAGGCCGCCGCCCGGATGTCGCAGGCGCTGACCGCCGCGTCCGAGCGGCGCGACTTTCCGGAGTCCGACCGTGGTGCGGTCGCCGGGCTGACCGCGTCGACCCTGCACCGCCTGCTCGGCACCCGGCCCGACAACCACAGCAGGTTCCGCCACCACCGCGGCAACCGGCTCCCGCACGACGTCGTCGTGGTCGACGAGACGTCGATGGTGTCGCTGAGCCTGATGACCCGCCTGGTCGAGGCGATCCGGCCGGACGCCCGCTTGGTCCTGCTGGGCGATGCCGACCAGCTCGCGTCGGTCGAGGCCGGCGCCGTGCTCCACGACGTCGTCGAGGGCTTCCGCGGCCGCACGCCGTCGCCGGTCACCCGGCTCGAAACCTCCCACCGGTTCGGGGTGGAGATCGGCCGGCTGGCGGCCGCCGTCCGCAACGGAGACGCCGACGAGGCGTGGCGGTTGGTGTCGTCGGGCGCCGACAGCATCGAGTTGATCGACCCCGCCGACACGGCCCGCATCCGCGACGTCGTGATGCCCGGCCCGCGGGACCTGCGTGCCGCTGCGCTCACCGGCGACCAGGAGCGGGCGATCCGCGCGCTCAACGGCCACCGGCTCCTCTGTGCCCACCGGGAAGGCCCGTTCGGCGTCCGCGCCTGGAACGAGTGGGTCGAGCAGTGGCTCAGGGCCGAGGAGGGCCTCGACTGGCTGCCCGCGCGCTATCCGGGCCAGCCGCTCATCCAGACCACCAACGACTACGGCCTCAAGCTGTGGAACGGCGACACCGGCGTCGTCCTCGGCGGCGAGGAGCGGCAGGCGGTCTTCGACGACGGCGGCACCGGACGGGTGCTGGCCCTCTCCCGGCTGGCCGACGTCGAGACCGCCCACGCGCTCACCGTCCACCGCAGCCAGGGCAGCGAGTTCGGGGAGGTCACGGTGGTCCTGCCGGAGCCCGACTCCCGCCTGCTCACCCGGCAGCTGCTCTACACCGCGGTCACCCGCGCCGTCGACGTGGTGCGCGTCGTCGGCACCGAGGCGTCGGTCAGGGAGGCCGTACGCCGCGAGGCGCGTCGCGCCTCGGGGCTCGCGGCCCGGCTGGCCGCGCGGGCCTGA
- a CDS encoding UvrD-helicase domain-containing protein encodes MTELQPFDISRPVPGATAGGLSPTTTLLEASAGTGKTWTIAALVTRYVAEGHATIDQVLAVTFTKAATTELRDRVRTRLAEVADCLDRALAGEGPTDPDELVAHLVDGPAAALAERRDRLREAVASFDTSTIVTIHQFCQLVLKGLGIAGDTDPRATLVEDLSDLRKEVVDDLWLRDYSGGGLLSHDDAGRIAKAIVDNPGARLEPQHPTPGSTDEARVRFAREVAEEFDHRKRRLGVLSFDDLLVQLRDVLVDADAIAGERMRDRWKVVLIDEFQDTDPVQWEVFARAFHGHGVLVLIGDPKQAIYAFRGGDVFTYLKAADVADTRQTLSTNQRSDHALVEAVHKVLDQAQLGDPLIAVHPIEAARPPGADCIRGLPGSPFQLRALLRADLRVAPDELAKVDVVRPRIAADAAAQVRHLLGAGAEVWEPDAKAWTPLTAGHIAVLAHTRRDLELVQDALRKVGVPAVITGGQSVFATPAGAEWRALLEAMAQPHRARLARAAGATAFFGHTGSDLDAGGEALTDRLSEDLRDLALTYAERGVAAVFESLVARGFSARVLGTVGGERHLTDLRHLSELLHDAATRERLGLAGLIAWFLDRQREANDATTERTRRIDSDARAVQLVTIHGSKGLEYSVVLAPFVSDRFVGKTPPDILIYHDDDRERVLHVGDPMARPAALVARHRAEDAGESLRMLYVAMTRARSRLVTWWAAGTNVPCSALHRVLFGRKPGTPDVPDRHEPPSDEEAVRWLRRWADPDIGGPELARAEPGEPPALPAGPGTGPLAARTFDRRVDQLWRRTSYSALAAVADEPPPAVGSEPEVVEKDDEPEIVAPPAPVPEVATVPSPLAAFPSGARFGSLVHAVLEHADPAAPDWRAEVLRHVREQLVEWPVALDPEALADGLVEVCDSPLGPLAGELTLRQLPLADRLCELDFELPIGGGDSPVPEPRLLGDVAALLRRHLPAGDPLLPYADALDNPVLGGQVLRGFLAGSVDVVFRVRDGGDERFLICDYKTNWLGPPDQPLTAAAYTPDRLAAAMGHSSYPLQALLYAVVLHRFLRWRLPTYDPERHLGGVLYLYLRGMCGPETPAVDGAPCGVFSWRPPAALVVELSDLLDGAPVGGAR; translated from the coding sequence ATGACCGAGCTGCAGCCGTTCGACATCTCGAGGCCCGTGCCGGGCGCGACGGCCGGGGGGCTGTCCCCGACCACCACCCTGCTCGAGGCGAGCGCCGGCACCGGCAAGACCTGGACGATCGCAGCGCTGGTCACCCGCTACGTCGCCGAGGGCCACGCCACCATCGACCAGGTCCTGGCCGTCACGTTCACCAAGGCGGCGACGACCGAGCTGCGCGACCGGGTGCGCACCCGCCTGGCCGAGGTCGCCGACTGCCTCGACCGGGCGCTGGCCGGCGAGGGCCCCACCGACCCCGACGAGCTCGTCGCCCACCTGGTCGACGGCCCCGCGGCGGCTCTCGCCGAGCGCCGCGACCGGCTGCGCGAGGCGGTCGCGTCGTTCGACACCTCGACGATCGTGACCATCCACCAGTTCTGCCAGCTCGTGCTCAAGGGGCTCGGCATCGCCGGCGACACCGACCCGCGGGCAACGCTCGTCGAGGACCTCTCCGACCTGCGCAAGGAGGTCGTCGACGACCTGTGGCTGCGTGACTACTCCGGCGGCGGCCTGCTCAGCCACGACGACGCCGGCCGCATCGCGAAGGCGATCGTCGACAACCCCGGCGCCCGGCTCGAGCCCCAGCACCCCACGCCGGGCTCCACCGACGAGGCGCGGGTCCGGTTCGCGCGCGAGGTCGCGGAGGAGTTCGACCACCGCAAGCGCCGCCTCGGGGTCCTGTCCTTCGACGACCTGCTCGTGCAGCTGCGGGACGTGCTCGTCGACGCCGACGCCATCGCCGGCGAGCGGATGCGCGACCGTTGGAAGGTCGTGCTGATCGACGAGTTCCAGGACACCGACCCGGTGCAGTGGGAGGTGTTCGCCCGCGCCTTCCACGGCCACGGCGTCCTCGTGCTCATCGGCGACCCCAAGCAGGCGATCTACGCGTTCCGCGGCGGCGACGTGTTCACCTACCTCAAGGCCGCCGACGTCGCCGACACCCGGCAGACGCTCTCGACCAACCAGCGCAGCGACCACGCGCTCGTGGAGGCGGTCCACAAGGTGCTCGACCAGGCGCAGCTCGGCGATCCCCTGATCGCCGTGCACCCCATCGAGGCCGCACGCCCGCCCGGCGCCGACTGCATTCGCGGGCTCCCGGGCTCGCCGTTCCAGCTGCGGGCGCTGCTCCGTGCCGACCTGCGCGTCGCGCCCGACGAGCTCGCGAAGGTCGACGTCGTCCGGCCGCGCATCGCCGCCGACGCCGCCGCCCAGGTCCGCCACCTGCTCGGCGCCGGCGCCGAGGTGTGGGAGCCCGACGCCAAGGCGTGGACCCCGCTCACCGCGGGCCACATCGCGGTCCTGGCCCACACGCGGCGCGACCTCGAGCTCGTCCAGGACGCGCTCCGGAAGGTCGGCGTGCCCGCCGTCATCACCGGCGGCCAGAGCGTGTTCGCGACTCCGGCCGGCGCCGAGTGGCGGGCGCTGCTCGAGGCGATGGCCCAGCCGCACCGTGCGCGGCTCGCCCGGGCCGCGGGCGCCACCGCGTTCTTCGGCCACACCGGCTCCGACCTCGACGCCGGCGGCGAGGCCCTCACCGACCGGCTGTCGGAGGACCTGCGCGACCTCGCGCTGACCTACGCCGAGCGCGGCGTCGCTGCCGTCTTCGAGAGCCTCGTCGCCCGCGGGTTCTCGGCGCGGGTCCTCGGCACCGTCGGCGGCGAGCGCCACCTCACCGACCTGCGCCACCTCTCCGAGCTGCTCCACGACGCCGCCACCCGCGAGCGGCTGGGGCTCGCCGGCCTGATCGCCTGGTTCCTCGACCGGCAGCGGGAGGCCAACGACGCCACCACCGAGCGCACCCGCCGGATCGACTCCGACGCCCGCGCCGTCCAGCTGGTGACCATCCACGGCAGCAAGGGCCTGGAGTATTCCGTGGTGCTGGCGCCGTTCGTCTCCGACCGGTTCGTCGGCAAGACGCCGCCCGACATCCTCATCTACCACGACGACGACCGCGAGCGGGTGCTCCACGTCGGCGACCCGATGGCCCGCCCCGCTGCCCTGGTGGCCCGCCACCGCGCCGAGGACGCCGGTGAGTCGCTGCGCATGCTCTACGTCGCGATGACCCGCGCCCGGTCGCGGCTCGTCACCTGGTGGGCCGCCGGCACCAACGTGCCGTGCTCCGCCCTCCACCGCGTGCTGTTCGGCCGCAAGCCCGGCACCCCCGACGTCCCCGACCGGCACGAGCCGCCGTCCGACGAGGAAGCTGTCCGGTGGCTGCGCCGGTGGGCCGACCCCGACATCGGCGGGCCCGAGCTGGCCCGCGCCGAGCCGGGCGAGCCGCCGGCGCTGCCCGCCGGACCCGGCACGGGGCCGCTGGCAGCGCGCACGTTCGACCGGCGCGTCGACCAGCTGTGGCGGCGTACGTCGTACTCCGCTCTCGCCGCCGTCGCCGACGAGCCGCCGCCCGCCGTCGGCAGCGAGCCGGAGGTCGTCGAGAAGGACGACGAGCCGGAGATCGTCGCGCCGCCGGCGCCCGTACCCGAGGTCGCCACGGTGCCGTCGCCGCTGGCGGCGTTCCCGAGCGGCGCCCGGTTCGGGTCGCTCGTCCACGCCGTGCTCGAGCACGCCGACCCGGCGGCGCCCGACTGGCGCGCCGAGGTGCTCCGCCACGTGCGCGAGCAGCTGGTGGAGTGGCCGGTCGCCCTCGACCCCGAGGCGCTCGCCGACGGCCTGGTGGAGGTGTGCGACTCCCCGCTCGGCCCGCTCGCGGGCGAGCTGACCCTGAGGCAGCTGCCGCTCGCCGACCGGCTCTGCGAGCTCGACTTCGAGCTGCCGATCGGCGGCGGCGACAGTCCGGTGCCGGAGCCGCGGCTGCTCGGTGACGTCGCGGCACTGCTGCGTCGACACCTTCCGGCGGGTGACCCGTTGCTGCCCTACGCCGACGCGCTCGACAACCCCGTGCTCGGCGGACAGGTGCTGCGCGGCTTCCTCGCCGGTTCCGTCGACGTGGTGTTCCGCGTGCGCGACGGCGGCGATGAGCGGTTCCTCATCTGCGACTACAAGACCAACTGGCTCGGCCCGCCCGACCAGCCGCTCACGGCGGCCGCCTACACGCCCGACCGGTTGGCGGCGGCGATGGGCCACTCGTCGTACCCGCTGCAGGCCCTGCTCTACGCCGTGGTCCTCCACAGGTTCCTGCGCTGGCGGCTGCCCACCTACGACCCCGAGCGCCACCTCGGTGGCGTCCTCTACCTCTACCTGCGCGGCATGTGCGGGCCCGAGACGCCGGCCGTCGACGGCGCTCCTTGTGGCGTGTTCTCCTGGCGTCCGCCGGCGGCGCTCGTCGTGGAGCTCTCCGACCTGCTCGACGGCGCTCCCGTGGGTGGTGCCCGATGA
- a CDS encoding adenylate/guanylate cyclase domain-containing protein — protein MPAAIFSRRRRGPSPFGNRLLGPRVQEPHHLRIRVQLLLTAALLGNNMVGAAAVFLINSFVVPTPPPNQATTVALAIGVPTYVVAAAAAGVAWGTSATLQSLRWATVPDSEPDAEDRRHALRVPMRLTVMQLVLWLIGTVLFTILAAVLQPERWVSTLLTVGIGAVMVAGIAYLLTEFALRPIAARALEGTPPPRVRGVGVGQRMVLFWTVGTAMPVIGLAVAALLALTEGETTLRQLAVVTLAVCGVVLVTGLFVTSLNARAVVAPITSVRDAMQAVQAGDLDTDVVVYDGTELGQLQSGFNQMVVGLRERERIRDLFGRHVGHEVAEAAAAVETGEMQLGGEARVVSVLFVDLVGSTAYATEHGPVEVVSVLNRFFGVVVDEVAAHHGLVNKFIGDAVLAVFGAPATDPDHAANALAAARSMAERLEVEVPEIGAGIGVSTGTVVAGNVGHEERYEYTVIGDAVNSASRLTDLAKEVPGRVLAMWHTVEVAAARGADEAAHWEQQGATVLRGRVEETPLAVPSP, from the coding sequence ATGCCCGCGGCGATCTTCTCCCGACGCCGCCGCGGACCCAGCCCGTTCGGCAACCGGCTCCTGGGCCCCCGGGTCCAGGAGCCGCACCATCTCCGGATCCGGGTCCAGCTGCTGCTGACCGCCGCCCTGCTCGGCAACAACATGGTGGGCGCGGCCGCCGTCTTCCTGATCAACAGCTTCGTGGTGCCGACGCCGCCGCCCAACCAGGCGACCACCGTCGCGCTCGCGATCGGCGTGCCGACGTACGTCGTCGCGGCCGCCGCCGCGGGGGTGGCGTGGGGAACGTCGGCCACCCTCCAGTCGCTGCGCTGGGCGACCGTCCCCGACAGCGAGCCCGACGCCGAGGACCGCCGCCACGCGCTCCGGGTGCCGATGCGGCTGACCGTCATGCAGCTCGTCCTGTGGCTGATCGGCACTGTGCTCTTCACGATCCTGGCCGCGGTGCTGCAGCCGGAACGCTGGGTGAGCACGCTGCTGACCGTCGGCATCGGCGCGGTCATGGTCGCCGGGATCGCCTACCTGCTCACCGAGTTCGCCCTGCGGCCGATCGCCGCCCGCGCCCTCGAGGGCACGCCCCCGCCCCGCGTGCGCGGGGTCGGCGTGGGCCAGCGGATGGTCCTGTTCTGGACCGTCGGCACCGCGATGCCGGTGATCGGCCTCGCCGTCGCGGCGCTGCTGGCGCTCACCGAGGGCGAGACCACGCTGCGCCAGCTCGCCGTCGTGACCCTGGCCGTGTGCGGCGTGGTGCTCGTGACCGGGCTCTTCGTCACCTCGCTCAACGCCCGCGCGGTCGTCGCGCCGATCACGTCGGTGCGCGACGCGATGCAGGCCGTGCAGGCCGGCGACCTCGACACCGACGTCGTCGTCTACGACGGCACCGAGCTCGGCCAGCTCCAGAGCGGCTTCAACCAGATGGTGGTCGGCCTGCGGGAGCGGGAGCGGATCCGCGACCTCTTCGGCCGCCACGTCGGACACGAGGTGGCCGAGGCCGCCGCCGCTGTCGAGACCGGCGAGATGCAGCTTGGCGGCGAGGCGCGGGTCGTGTCCGTGCTGTTCGTCGACCTGGTGGGCTCCACGGCGTACGCCACCGAGCACGGCCCGGTCGAGGTCGTCTCGGTGCTCAACCGCTTCTTCGGCGTCGTCGTCGACGAGGTCGCCGCCCACCACGGGCTGGTCAACAAGTTCATCGGCGACGCGGTGCTCGCCGTCTTCGGCGCCCCCGCGACCGACCCCGACCACGCCGCCAACGCCCTGGCCGCGGCCCGGTCGATGGCCGAGCGCCTGGAGGTCGAGGTGCCCGAGATCGGCGCCGGCATCGGCGTCTCCACTGGCACGGTGGTCGCCGGCAACGTCGGCCACGAGGAGCGCTACGAGTACACCGTCATCGGCGACGCCGTGAACTCCGCCTCCCGCCTCACCGACCTCGCCAAGGAGGTGCCGGGCCGGGTGCTCGCGATGTGGCACACGGTCGAGGTCGCCGCGGCCCGCGGCGCCGACGAGGCGGCGCACTGGGAGCAGCAGGGCGCCACCGTGCTCCGCGGCCGGGTCGAGGAGACCCCGCTCGCCGTCCCCTCCCCCTGA